The segment CGCGGCCGGCGCCTACTCCTCGATCTTCATCGCCACGCCGCTCGTCGCCGACCTCAAGGAACGCGACCCGCAGATCAAGGCGCTGCGCAAGCGCGTCCTGGCCAAGCGGGCCCAGGGCCCGGCCGAGGAGGCGTTCGCCCGCACCTCTGCCGGTGCCGGTCACACGGAGGGCCCGGAGGACGACGACGATGCCGAGGCCGCGGTCGTCGGTCCCCGTCACCAGCCGGCCGCCCGGGGCCGGGGCCGGGGCCGCCCGTCGGGGAAGCGCCGATGACGGAGCTCACCGACATCACGACGCTGCTCCTCAGCCGCATCCGTGACGTGGCCGACTACCCGGAGCCCGGGGTGATGTTCAAGGACATCACCCCGCTCCTGGCGGACCCGGTGGCGTTCACCGCGCTCACCGACGCCTTCGCCGAGGTCGCGGAGCGCACCGGCGCCACCAAGGTCGTCGGCCTGGAGGCCCGGGGCTTCATCCTGGGCGCCCCGGTCGCCGTCCGCGCGGGCCTCGGCTTCGTCCCCGTGCGCAAGGCGGGCAAGCTCCCCGGAGCCACCCTCGCCCAGGCCTACGACCTGGAGTACGGCTCGGCCGAGATCGAGGTGCACGCCGAGGACCTGACCGCCGACGACCGGGTGCTGATCGTCGACGACGTCCTCGCCACCGGCGGCACCGCCGAGGCGTCCATCCAGCTCATCCACCGGGCGGGCGCCGAGGTCGCGGGCGTCGCCGTCCTGATGGAGCTGGGCTTCCTCGAGGGCCGTCCGCGCCTGGAGGCGGCCCTGCGGGGAGCACCCCTGGAAGCGCTGCTCAGGATCTGAGCGGCGTCCCACCAAGCCGTACGCGCAGCGGGCGGGCACCGGAGGAATCCGGCGCCCGCCCCTTGTGTTTCCCCGGTGTACGGCCCTCACATCGGCCTGAAGGCGATCCCCGAGCCCGGGATCGCTACGATGGGTGCTCCGGAGCCTGACCGGGGACCCGGATCGCGCACGAGGAGTCCTCTTGCCAGACGAGGCCCAGCACCTGACCGCCGCCAAGCCCGAGTCCGCCTCGGAGCCCGCGGCCACGCCCGCGTCGCACGCGAAGGACGACAGCCGCGGCGCGGTCGAGCACGACCGTGCCGCCGCGGACAAGCCGGCCGAGCAGCCCCGGCCCAAGCCGGGCACACCCGGGACTCCCGCGCCCGCGTCCGCCGAGCGGCCGGCCGCCGCGCAGCCGTCGGCCCGCTCCGGCTCCTCCAACCGCGTCCGTGCCCGTCTCGCCCGGCTCGGCGTGCAGCGCCAGAACCCGTACAACCCCGTCCTGGAACCGCTGCTGCGGATAGTGCGCAGCAACGACCCCAAGATCGAGACGGCGACCCTGCGCCAGATCGAGAAGTCCTACCAGGTCGCCGAGCGCTGGCACCGCGGCCAGAAGCGCAAGAGCGGCGACCCGTACATCACGCACCCGCTCGCGGTGACCACGATCCTGGCCGAGCTGGGCATGGACCCGGCGACCCTCATGGCCGGCCTGCTGCACGACACCGTCGAGGACACCGAGTACGGCCTGGAGGACCTGCGCCGCGACTTCGGCGACCAGGTCGCCCTGCTGGTCGACGGCGTCACCAAGCTGGACAAGGTCAAGTTCGGCGAGGCCGCGCAGGCCGAGACCGTGCGCAAGATGGTCGTCGCCATGGCCAAGGACCCGCGCGTCCTGGTCATCAAGCTCGCCGACCGGCTGCACAACATGCGGACCATGCGCTACCTCAAGCGTGAGAAGCAGGAGAAGAAGGCGCGCGAGACCCTCGAGATCTACGCGCCGCTCGCCCACCGCCTGGGCATGAACACCATCAAGTGGGAGCTGGAGGACCTCGCCTTCGCGATCCTCTACCCCAAGATGTACGACGAGATCGTCCGGCTGGTGGCCGAGCGGGCACCGAAGCGTGACGAGTACCTGGCCATAGTGACCGACGAGGTCCAGGCCGACCTGCGGGCCGCCCGCATCAAGGCGACCGTCACCGGCCGCCCGAAGCACTACTACAGCGTCTACCAGAAGATGATCGTCCGCGGCCGTGACTTCGCGGAGATCTACGACCTGGTGGGCATCCGCGTCCTGGTGGACACGGTCAGGGACTGCTACGCGGCCCTGGGCACGGTGCACGCGCGATGGAACCCGGTCCCCGGCCGGTTCAAGGACTACATCGCGATGCCCAAGTTCAACATGTACCAGTCGCTGCACACGACGGTCATCGGCCCCAACGGCAAGCCCGTCGAACTCCAGATCCGTACGTTCGACATGCACCGACGCGCGGAGTACGGCATCGCCGCGCACTGGAAGTACAAGCAGGAGGCCGTCGCCGGCGCCTCGAAGGTGCGCTCCGACCAGCCGCGGACCACCGGCAAGGACGACCACCTCAACGACATGGCGTGGCTGCGTCAGCTCCTCGACTGGCAGAAGGAGACCGAGGACCCCGGCGAGTTCCTGGAGTCCCTGCGCTTCGACCTGTCACGCAACGAGGTCTTCGTCTTCACCCCGAAGGGCGACGTGATCGCGCTGCCGGCCGGCGCGACCCCCGTCGACTTCTCCTACGCGGTGCACACCGAGGTCGGTCACCGCACCATAGGAGCCCGCGTCAACGGGCGTCTCGTCCCGCTGGAATCGACCCTGGACAACGGCGACCTGGTGGAGGTCTTCACCTCCAAGGCGGCCGGCGCCGGGCCCTCCCGGGACTGGCTGAACTTCGTCAAGTCGCCGCGGGCCCGCAACAAGATCCGGGCCTGGTTCTCCAAGGAGCGCCGCGACGAGGCCATCGAACAGGGCAAGGACGCCATCGCGCGCGCGATGCGCAAGCAGAACCTGCCCATCCAGCGCATCCTCACCGGCGACTCGCTGGTCACGCTCGCGCACGAGATGCGCTACCCGGACATCTCCTCGCTGTACGCGGCGATCGGCGAGGGCCATGTGGCCGCGCAGAACGTCGTGCAGAAACTGGTGCAGGCCCTCGGCGGCGAGGAGGCGGCCACCGAGGAGATGGACGAGGCGGTCCCGCCGTCGCGCACCCGGGGCCGCAAGCGGCGCAGCAACCAGGACCCCGGTGTCGTCGTCAAGGGCGTCGACGACGTCTGGGTGAAGCTGGCCCGGTGCTGTACGCCCGTACCCGGCGACCCGATCATCGGATTCGTCACCCGCGGCAGCGGTGTGTCGGTGCACCGCAGCGACTGCGTCAACGTGGATTCCCTGTCCCGCGAGCCCGAACGGATCCTCGACGTCGAGTGGGCGCCCACCCAGTCCTCGGTCTTCCTGGTCGCCATCCAGGTCGAGGCGCTGGACCGCTCCCGTCTGCTGTCGGACGTGACGAGGGTCCTCTCCGACCAGCACGTCAACATCCTCTCCGCCGCCGTGCAGACCTCCCGCGACCGGGTGGCCACCTCCCGCTTCACCTTCGAGATGGGCGACCCCAAGCACCTGGGACACGTCCTGAAGGCCGTACGCGGGGTCGAGGGCGTCTACGACGTCTACCGGGTCACTTCGGCGCGCAGGCCCTAGCCGGACACGCGAGAGGCCCCCGTACGCGATGTACGGGGGCCTCTTCGTCGACGGGGGGCGGGCCCCGGCGTCCTGCGGTCTCAGCCGCCGAACTCCTGGAGACCCTTCAGGGCCTGGTCCAGCAGCGCCTGACGGCCCTCGAGCTCACGCTCCAGCTTGTCGGCCTTCGACGCGTTGCCCTGGGCGCGGGCCTGGTCGATCTGCGCCCGCAGCTTGTCCACGGCGGCCTGGAGCTGGCCGGTCAGACCCGCGGCACGCGCGCGTGCCTCCGGGTTGGTCCGGCGCCACTCGGCCTCCTCGGACTCCTGCATCGCCCGCTCGACGGCGTGCATCCGGCCCTCGACCTTCGGCCGGGCGTCGCGCGGCACGTGGCCGATGGCCTCCCAGCGCTCGTTGAGCGAGCGGAACGCGGCACGGGCCGCCTTCAGGTCGCCGATCGGCAGGAGCTTCTCGGCCTCCTCGGCCAGCTCCTCCTTGAGCTTCAGGTTCTCCGTCTGCTCGGCGTCCCGCTCGGCGAACACCGAGCTGCGGGCGGCGAAGAAGACGTCCTGGGCGCCGCGGAAGCGGTTCCACAGGTCGTCCTCGTGCTCGCGCTGCGCACGGCCCGCCGCCTTCCACTCCGTCATCAGCTCGCGGTAGCGGGCCGCCGTCGGACCCCAGTCCGACGAGCCGGACAGCGCCTCGGCCTCGGAGACCAGCCGCTCCTTGGTCCTGCGGGCCTCCTCGCGCTGGGCGTCCAGCTGCGCGAAGTGCGCTTTGCGGCGCTTGGAGAACGCCGACCGCGCGTGCGAGAACCGGTGCCACAGCTCGTCGTCCGACTTGCGGTCCAGACGCGGCAGGCCCTTCCAGATGTCCACCAGCGCGCGCAGCCGCTCGCCGGCCGCCCGCCACTGGTCGGACTGGGCCAGCTGCTCCGCCTCGGTGACCAGGTCCTCCTTGGCCTTGCGGGCCTCGTCGGACTGCTTGGCCCGCTGCTGCTTGCGCTCCTCGCGCCGCGACTCGACGGTCGCCACCAGCTTGTCCAGCCGGTCCCGGAGCGCCTGGAGATCACCGACCGCGTGGTGCGCGTCGACCTGCTCGCGGATGTGGTCGATGGCGACCTGCGCGTCCTTGGTCGACAGATCGGTGGTCTTGACTCGCTTCTCGAGGAGGCCGATCTCGACAACCAGGCCCTCGTACTTGCGCTCGAAGTAGGCCAGCGCCTCCTCAGGGGAGCCTGCCTGCCAGGAACCGACCACCTGCTCGCCGTCGGCCGTACGCACGTACACGGTCCCCGTCTCGTCGACGCGGCCCCACGGGTCGCTGCTCACAGCGCCTCCTCCACATGATGCCTGCGAGGGGCTTCGGCGCCCCGGGCATCGTCCACAGTTTCGTCACGGCCAACATAGGCGACCGGCGGGCCGCCTGTCCGCATCCAGCACGACCGAAATTGCGCAGTTGACCGCACCTCGGCCTGCTGGTCGCCGTCAGGATTTCGTGACCGTCGCCTTGTCGATCACGACGGTCGCGTTCGGGGCGCCGTCACCCCCGCCGGTGTTCTCGCCCGCGGCGGCGATCTTCTTGAGGACCTTCATGCCGTCCGCCGACACCGTGCCGAAGGGCGTGTAGCTCGGCGGCAGCTGGCTGTCCTGGTAGACCAGGAAGAACTGGCTCCCGCCGGTGTGCGCCTGACCGGTGTTGGCCATCGCGATCGTGCCCGCCGGGTAGGTGTTGTTCTTGAGGCTCGCGTCCTTCAGGTTCTCGTCCGGGATCGTGTAGCCGGGACCGCCGCTGCCGCTGCCCGTCGGGTCGCCGCACTGGAGCACGTAGATGCCGTTGGTGGTGAGGCGGTGGCACTTGGTGTGGTCGAAGTAGCCCTTGCCGGCGAGGAAGCTGAACGAGTTCACCGTGTGCGGCGCGGCCTTCGCCTTGAGCGCTATGCCGATGTCGCCGCAGGTCGTCGCCAGCGTCATCGTGTACTTCGCCGACGCGTCGATCGTGACCGCCGGCTCCTTCTTCCAGGTCTGCGTCTTGACCGTGCCCGCGGCCGGCTTCTCGCAGGGGTCCTTCGCCGCGCTGGGCGTCGGGGACGCGGACGTCTGCGCGCTCGCGTCGGTCTTGTCGTCGTCCTTCTTCAGCACGCCCGTCGTGTACAGCGCCAGGCTGCCGATGATGATCACGCCGAGCACCGACGCGATCACCGAGTTGCGCACGCGCGCCTTGCGTCGCGCGGAGGTGCGCCGCTGCTGCTGCCGCAAGAACTTCTCCCGGGCGAGCTGACGCTTCCGCTGTTCCTGGGTGACCACCGGGTTCTCTCCTCGTGCGTCTCGTACGTCGACTGGGACGCGTGCGTCTTGTGAGCCGACCGCCTGCGTGTGCCCCGTACCGTATATGGGTTCGCTGAGGAATCGGCAGCGCCGGTAGGCTCTGACCACTGGCGCAGCCGACCAGAAGCCCACCCGTACCGACACAAACGAAGGACGATCGTGCTCATTGCCGGGTTCCCCGCCGGAGCCTGGGGGACGAACTGTTATCTCGTCGCCCCGGCCGCCGGTGAGGAGTGCGTGATCATCGACCCGGGCCACCAGGCGGCCCCCGGAGTCGAGGAAGCGATCAGGAAGCATCGGCTCAAGCCCGTCGCCGTCGTCCTCACCCACGGCCACATCGACCATGTGGCCTCGGTCGTCCCGGTCTGCGGAGCGCACGGCGTACCGGCCTGGATCCACCCCGCGGACCGCTACATGATGAGCGACCCCGAGAAGGGGATCGGCCGGTCCATCGGGATGCCGCTGATGGGCGAGCTGACCGTGGGGGAGCCCGACGACGTCCGTGAGCTGTCCGACGGCGCGGGACTGGAGCTCGCGGGCCTGGAGTTCTCCGTCGCCCACGCCCCGGGCCATACCAAGGGGTCGGTGACCTTCCGGATGCCCGAGCGGGCCGACGTCCCGTCGGTCTTCTTCTCCGGGGATCTGCTGTTCGCCGGCTCCATCGGACGCACCGACCTGCCCGGCGGCGACATGGCCGAGATGCTCGACTCGCTGGCCCGTGTGTGCCTGCCGCTCGACGACTCGACCGTGGTGCTGTCCGGCCACGGCCCCCAGACGACCATCGGCCACGAGCGCGCCGCCAACCCGTATCTGCGGCAGGTGGCGGCCGACGGCCAGGGAGCGGGTTCGCACGCCCCTCCCCGACGAGGAATGTGACGAGAGACCTTCCGTGAGCACCTTCCAGGCCCCCAAGGGCACGTACGACCTGATCCCGCCGGACAGCGCCGAGTACCTCGCCGTCCGCGAGGCCATCGCCGCGCCGCTGCGCAACTCCGGCTACGGCTACATCGAGACGCCCGGCTTCGAGAACGTGGAGCTCTTCGCGCGCGGTGTGGGCGAGTCGACCGACATCGTGACGAAGGAGATGTACGCCTTCGAGACCAAGGGCGGCGACCGTCTCGCGCTGCGTCCCGAGGGCACGGCCTCCGTCCTGCGCGCCGCGCTGGAGGCCAACCTGCACAAGGCGGGCAACCTGCCGGTCAAGCTCTGGTACTCCGGCTCGTACTACCGCTACGAGCGCCCCCAGAAGGGCCGCTACCGCCACTTCTCGCAGGTCGGCGCCGAGGCGATCGGCGCGGAGGATCCGGCGCTGGACGCCGAGCTGATCATCCTCGCCGACCAGGCGTACCGCTCGCTGGGCCTCAGGAACTTCCGCATCCTGCTCAACAGCCTCGGCGACAAGGAGTGCCGCCCGGTGTACCGGGAGGCGCTCCAGACCTTCCTGCGCGGCCTGGACCTCGACGAGGACACCCTGCGCCGGGCCGACATCAACCCGCTGCGGGTCCTGGACGACAAGCGCGAGTCGGTCCAGAAGCAGCTCGGGGACGCACCGCTGCTGCGCGACTACCTGTGCGACGCCTGCAAGGCGTACCACGAGGAGGTCCGGGAGCTGATCACGGCGGCGGGCGTGGCCTTCGAGGACGACCCGAAGCTCGTCCGCGGCCTGGACTACTACACCCGTACGACCTTCGAGTTCGTCCACGACGGTCTGGGTTCGCAGTCCGCGGTGGGCGGCGGCGGCCGCTACGACGGGCTCTCCGAGATGATCGGCGGCCCCGCGCTGCCGTCGGTGGGCTGGGCGCTGGGCGTCGACCGCACCGTGCTGGCGCTGGAGGCGGAGGGCGTGAAGCTCGAACTGCCCGCCGCGACCTCCGTGTTCGCCGTCCCGCTCGGCGACGAGGCCCGCCGGGTGCTCTTCGCGAAGGTCACCGAGCTGCGCAAGCTCGGTGTGGCGGCCGACTTCTCCTACGGCGCCAAGGGGCTCAAGGGCGCCATGAAGAACGCCAACCGCAGCGGGGCCCGCTACACGGTCGTCGCCGGCGAACGCGACCTCGCCGAGGGCGTCGTGCAGCTGAAGGACATGGAGTCCGGCGAGCAGACGGCGATCGGCGTCAACGAGATCGTGGCGGAGCTGGAGTCGAGGCTGGGCTGACGGGCCCGGCCGCCCGGTCGGCATCGCACGGCGAAGGCGCCGGACCACACGGTCCGGCGCCTTCGCCGTGCCCCGGGGCGTCAACCCTGCGGAGCCCGCTCACCCCTTCCGGAGGACGGCGTCCCGCGCGGCACACGTGCGTACCGCGGGGCCGGCATGCCGTCCGGCCTTGGCCGGAACCGAACGACGGGGCGCCGCCGGACGTACTTCCTTATGTCCACCGAACGGTGCGCACCCGCTCCTGTGCGGCACAATGGCCCCTGCCCGAAGATGGTCCAACTCTCAAGTGACGGAATCGGCGTGATGAGCAAGACGACGACAGTCCAAGACGTCTCCACGGAGCCCGGGTCCGGGCGCGTCGCCGCCGCCGGGCCGCGGACCGTGGGCGGCAGCCGTGCGTTCGCGATCC is part of the Streptomyces asoensis genome and harbors:
- a CDS encoding MBL fold metallo-hydrolase, whose product is MLIAGFPAGAWGTNCYLVAPAAGEECVIIDPGHQAAPGVEEAIRKHRLKPVAVVLTHGHIDHVASVVPVCGAHGVPAWIHPADRYMMSDPEKGIGRSIGMPLMGELTVGEPDDVRELSDGAGLELAGLEFSVAHAPGHTKGSVTFRMPERADVPSVFFSGDLLFAGSIGRTDLPGGDMAEMLDSLARVCLPLDDSTVVLSGHGPQTTIGHERAANPYLRQVAADGQGAGSHAPPRRGM
- a CDS encoding RelA/SpoT family protein, with amino-acid sequence MPDEAQHLTAAKPESASEPAATPASHAKDDSRGAVEHDRAAADKPAEQPRPKPGTPGTPAPASAERPAAAQPSARSGSSNRVRARLARLGVQRQNPYNPVLEPLLRIVRSNDPKIETATLRQIEKSYQVAERWHRGQKRKSGDPYITHPLAVTTILAELGMDPATLMAGLLHDTVEDTEYGLEDLRRDFGDQVALLVDGVTKLDKVKFGEAAQAETVRKMVVAMAKDPRVLVIKLADRLHNMRTMRYLKREKQEKKARETLEIYAPLAHRLGMNTIKWELEDLAFAILYPKMYDEIVRLVAERAPKRDEYLAIVTDEVQADLRAARIKATVTGRPKHYYSVYQKMIVRGRDFAEIYDLVGIRVLVDTVRDCYAALGTVHARWNPVPGRFKDYIAMPKFNMYQSLHTTVIGPNGKPVELQIRTFDMHRRAEYGIAAHWKYKQEAVAGASKVRSDQPRTTGKDDHLNDMAWLRQLLDWQKETEDPGEFLESLRFDLSRNEVFVFTPKGDVIALPAGATPVDFSYAVHTEVGHRTIGARVNGRLVPLESTLDNGDLVEVFTSKAAGAGPSRDWLNFVKSPRARNKIRAWFSKERRDEAIEQGKDAIARAMRKQNLPIQRILTGDSLVTLAHEMRYPDISSLYAAIGEGHVAAQNVVQKLVQALGGEEAATEEMDEAVPPSRTRGRKRRSNQDPGVVVKGVDDVWVKLARCCTPVPGDPIIGFVTRGSGVSVHRSDCVNVDSLSREPERILDVEWAPTQSSVFLVAIQVEALDRSRLLSDVTRVLSDQHVNILSAAVQTSRDRVATSRFTFEMGDPKHLGHVLKAVRGVEGVYDVYRVTSARRP
- a CDS encoding peptidylprolyl isomerase, which encodes MVTQEQRKRQLAREKFLRQQQRRTSARRKARVRNSVIASVLGVIIIGSLALYTTGVLKKDDDKTDASAQTSASPTPSAAKDPCEKPAAGTVKTQTWKKEPAVTIDASAKYTMTLATTCGDIGIALKAKAAPHTVNSFSFLAGKGYFDHTKCHRLTTNGIYVLQCGDPTGSGSGGPGYTIPDENLKDASLKNNTYPAGTIAMANTGQAHTGGSQFFLVYQDSQLPPSYTPFGTVSADGMKVLKKIAAAGENTGGGDGAPNATVVIDKATVTKS
- a CDS encoding adenine phosphoribosyltransferase, whose protein sequence is MTELTDITTLLLSRIRDVADYPEPGVMFKDITPLLADPVAFTALTDAFAEVAERTGATKVVGLEARGFILGAPVAVRAGLGFVPVRKAGKLPGATLAQAYDLEYGSAEIEVHAEDLTADDRVLIVDDVLATGGTAEASIQLIHRAGAEVAGVAVLMELGFLEGRPRLEAALRGAPLEALLRI
- a CDS encoding DUF349 domain-containing protein; the encoded protein is MSSDPWGRVDETGTVYVRTADGEQVVGSWQAGSPEEALAYFERKYEGLVVEIGLLEKRVKTTDLSTKDAQVAIDHIREQVDAHHAVGDLQALRDRLDKLVATVESRREERKQQRAKQSDEARKAKEDLVTEAEQLAQSDQWRAAGERLRALVDIWKGLPRLDRKSDDELWHRFSHARSAFSKRRKAHFAQLDAQREEARRTKERLVSEAEALSGSSDWGPTAARYRELMTEWKAAGRAQREHEDDLWNRFRGAQDVFFAARSSVFAERDAEQTENLKLKEELAEEAEKLLPIGDLKAARAAFRSLNERWEAIGHVPRDARPKVEGRMHAVERAMQESEEAEWRRTNPEARARAAGLTGQLQAAVDKLRAQIDQARAQGNASKADKLERELEGRQALLDQALKGLQEFGG
- the hisS gene encoding histidine--tRNA ligase; this translates as MSTFQAPKGTYDLIPPDSAEYLAVREAIAAPLRNSGYGYIETPGFENVELFARGVGESTDIVTKEMYAFETKGGDRLALRPEGTASVLRAALEANLHKAGNLPVKLWYSGSYYRYERPQKGRYRHFSQVGAEAIGAEDPALDAELIILADQAYRSLGLRNFRILLNSLGDKECRPVYREALQTFLRGLDLDEDTLRRADINPLRVLDDKRESVQKQLGDAPLLRDYLCDACKAYHEEVRELITAAGVAFEDDPKLVRGLDYYTRTTFEFVHDGLGSQSAVGGGGRYDGLSEMIGGPALPSVGWALGVDRTVLALEAEGVKLELPAATSVFAVPLGDEARRVLFAKVTELRKLGVAADFSYGAKGLKGAMKNANRSGARYTVVAGERDLAEGVVQLKDMESGEQTAIGVNEIVAELESRLG